A window of the Comamonas sp. Y33R10-2 genome harbors these coding sequences:
- the pgi gene encoding glucose-6-phosphate isomerase: MTPLCHELPAWQALQTHYTSQIQHLDLRKAFAQDSQRLASLSLQAPHVFADLSKSFLNTDTQALLLQLAQESQLVAKRNAMLAGEAINSTEQRSVMHWLLRTPADRGEIQHAPTVQAWPAEMHAALHEVHSTLEQMLALAEQIRDDKQITDIVNIGIGGSHLGPEVVVNALEDWIDTGKNFHFVSNVDGHELGHVLRRVKPESTLFLIASKSFTTAETMLNARSARQWFLDHGGSEDPEASCSINKHFVALTTNTHAAAEFGIQRTLGFWDWVGGRFSLWSAIGLPIAIAIGSVQFRALLDGAHAMDAHFFTAPLEVNLPVRLGLLDVWYRDFCQFSSRCIAPYSHGLRRLTAYLQQLEMESNGKSVTNDGVELSTPTAPVIWGEPGTNGQHAFFQMLHQGKDVIPVEFIALRDGGKYLGKHHQSLVINAIAQAQALMVGRSGDGVEKDCRGNRPSSFLLLERLDPASLGALIALYEHRIFVSGAIWDINSFDQWGVELGKQLARQLQTRQSSNDWDGVDSSTQALMKRLMQTSP, encoded by the coding sequence TTGACTCCACTCTGTCATGAACTACCTGCCTGGCAGGCTTTGCAAACGCATTACACATCGCAAATCCAGCATCTGGATTTGCGCAAAGCATTTGCACAGGACTCACAACGTCTTGCATCGCTGAGCCTGCAAGCACCTCATGTATTCGCAGACTTATCCAAAAGTTTTCTGAACACCGACACACAAGCGCTGCTGCTGCAACTTGCCCAAGAAAGCCAGCTTGTGGCAAAGCGCAATGCCATGTTGGCAGGCGAGGCCATCAACTCAACAGAGCAGCGCAGCGTCATGCACTGGCTTCTACGAACGCCTGCTGACCGGGGTGAAATCCAGCATGCTCCAACGGTTCAAGCTTGGCCTGCTGAAATGCACGCTGCTTTGCATGAAGTTCATAGCACTTTGGAGCAAATGCTTGCCTTGGCAGAGCAAATCAGAGACGATAAGCAGATTACCGACATCGTCAATATCGGCATCGGCGGCTCTCACCTCGGCCCCGAGGTCGTTGTCAATGCGCTTGAAGATTGGATAGACACGGGTAAGAACTTCCACTTTGTCTCTAACGTCGACGGCCATGAGCTTGGGCATGTGCTGCGCCGGGTCAAGCCAGAAAGCACACTGTTTCTCATCGCATCAAAATCATTCACGACTGCTGAGACTATGCTCAATGCACGCTCAGCCCGTCAATGGTTTCTGGATCATGGCGGCAGTGAAGATCCAGAAGCGTCTTGCTCGATTAACAAGCATTTTGTCGCGCTAACTACCAATACGCATGCTGCTGCTGAGTTCGGCATTCAACGCACACTAGGTTTTTGGGACTGGGTGGGTGGCCGTTTCTCACTCTGGTCTGCCATTGGCCTGCCGATTGCCATTGCCATTGGCTCAGTGCAATTTCGCGCTCTGCTTGACGGTGCGCATGCGATGGACGCTCACTTTTTCACTGCTCCATTGGAAGTGAATCTCCCCGTGCGCCTAGGCCTGCTAGATGTCTGGTATCGCGACTTCTGCCAGTTCTCTAGCCGCTGCATCGCCCCTTATAGCCACGGCTTACGCCGCTTGACTGCCTATCTCCAGCAGTTAGAGATGGAGAGCAATGGCAAGAGCGTGACCAATGATGGTGTAGAACTCTCAACGCCCACCGCCCCTGTCATCTGGGGCGAGCCTGGAACTAACGGTCAGCACGCCTTCTTTCAAATGCTGCATCAGGGTAAAGATGTCATCCCTGTGGAGTTCATTGCACTGCGCGATGGTGGGAAATATCTGGGTAAACACCATCAAAGCCTTGTCATCAACGCTATCGCACAAGCACAAGCTTTGATGGTTGGACGCTCTGGGGATGGCGTTGAGAAAGACTGCAGAGGTAATCGTCCCAGCAGCTTCTTATTACTCGAAAGACTGGACCCCGCTTCTCTTGGCGCATTAATTGCTTTGTATGAGCACCGAATCTTCGTCTCCGGCGCCATTTGGGATATCAACAGCTTCGATCAATGGGGTGTGGAGTTGGGCAAACAGCTAGCTAGGCAACTCCAAACTCGCCAAAGCAGCAATGACTGGGATGGAGTCGACTCATCCACACAAGCATTGATGAAGCGACTGATGCAAACCTCACCATAA
- a CDS encoding shikimate kinase encodes MTILKNSHIALVGLPGCGKSTIGRYLAKRWALPFVDVDAAIEEHIRCTIREFFAREGEPKFREIEQQVLAQLLSRPKKMVISTGGGAVLKPENRQQLIAHAQVVYLSASPHEIAKRLQRDTQRPLLQVDNPLQRLLDLHAVRDPFYKEVADFMVAGGGLSSTQVAQRVAMQVELGQHS; translated from the coding sequence ATGACTATTTTGAAAAACTCTCACATTGCTCTTGTCGGGCTGCCTGGATGTGGAAAATCTACCATTGGGCGTTATTTGGCTAAGCGCTGGGCGCTACCTTTTGTGGATGTGGATGCAGCCATTGAAGAGCACATCAGATGCACGATCCGTGAGTTTTTCGCGAGGGAAGGTGAGCCGAAATTTCGAGAAATTGAGCAGCAAGTTTTGGCTCAACTGCTTTCAAGACCGAAAAAGATGGTGATATCAACGGGTGGTGGAGCGGTGCTCAAGCCGGAGAATCGGCAGCAACTGATAGCGCATGCTCAGGTTGTTTACCTGAGCGCATCCCCTCATGAGATTGCTAAGCGACTGCAGCGCGATACCCAGCGTCCCTTGCTGCAAGTCGATAATCCGCTACAACGGTTGCTAGACTTGCATGCCGTCAGAGATCCTTTCTATAAGGAGGTCGCTGACTTTATGGTTGCTGGAGGCGGCTTGTCTTCAACTCAGGTCGCACAGCGGGTGGCAATGCAGGTGGAGTTGGGTCAACATTCTTGA
- a CDS encoding transposase, translated as MARLPRLTLAHTPHHIIQRGNNSSEIFVDAQDRLAMLDLMREMARRFDVDVHAYVLMPNHFHLLLTPKTDQGVPQFMQALGRSYVRYFNNRHGRTGTLWEGRYRSTLLQAERWLLATMVSMDLNPVRAGLVPRALDWPWSSYAHNAGIQHDGLISPHALFWALGNTPFARDVAYVKAVEAGLDQDAQEQISHAALLGWALGEPEFIENLQHKTERRVMRQKAGRPAARTVLVRKAQE; from the coding sequence ATGGCTCGTCTCCCTCGTTTAACGCTGGCACATACGCCGCACCACATCATTCAGCGCGGCAATAACAGCAGCGAGATTTTTGTGGATGCACAGGATCGCCTTGCCATGCTGGACCTGATGCGCGAGATGGCGAGGCGTTTTGATGTAGATGTGCATGCCTATGTGCTCATGCCCAATCACTTTCATCTGTTACTTACGCCCAAGACTGACCAGGGTGTCCCTCAATTTATGCAGGCGCTGGGCCGCAGCTATGTGCGCTACTTCAACAACCGACATGGGCGCACCGGCACCTTATGGGAGGGGCGCTATCGGAGCACTTTGCTGCAGGCTGAGCGGTGGTTGCTGGCCACCATGGTGTCTATGGACTTGAACCCCGTGCGCGCAGGGCTGGTGCCGCGGGCGCTGGACTGGCCATGGTCTAGTTATGCGCATAACGCTGGCATTCAGCATGATGGCCTCATCAGCCCGCATGCTCTTTTTTGGGCTTTGGGCAATACACCGTTTGCGCGTGATGTCGCCTATGTCAAAGCGGTGGAAGCAGGTCTGGATCAAGACGCTCAAGAGCAAATTAGCCACGCTGCTTTGCTCGGTTGGGCCCTGGGTGAGCCTGAATTTATTGAAAATTTGCAACACAAAACCGAGCGCCGGGTGATGCGGCAGAAGGCTGGAAGGCCGGCGGCACGCACAGTCTTGGTGCGTAAGGCTCAAGAGTAA
- the aroB gene encoding 3-dehydroquinate synthase, which translates to METVHIDLDERSYPIVIAENVLTQFATWQDLPKATAALVVTNDVVEPLYLAMLKHALSRKYAQVHTVVLPDGEAHKDWQTLNLIFDALLANGCDRKTVLFALGGGVVGDMTGFAAASYMRGVPFVQVPTTLLSQVDSSVGGKTAINHPLGKNMIGAFYQPQLVVCDLATLDTLPQRELSAGLGEIIKYGPIADMQFFDWLELNMDGLLRRDRKLLAHAVKRSVEIKAWVVGQDEKEAGLRAILNFGHTFGHAIEAGMGYGNWLHGEGVAAGMVMAAELSKRLGMVDEAFVTRLRILIERAGLPVLGAVIDANDNAGRYLELMRVDKKSEAGEIRFVLIDGAGKAVMCSAPDALVREVIDSCCG; encoded by the coding sequence GTGGAAACGGTGCATATTGATTTGGATGAGCGCAGCTATCCGATAGTGATTGCTGAGAATGTGTTGACTCAATTTGCCACTTGGCAGGATTTGCCCAAAGCCACGGCCGCTTTGGTGGTGACGAATGATGTGGTGGAGCCACTTTATTTGGCGATGCTGAAGCATGCGTTGAGTCGGAAATATGCGCAAGTCCACACAGTGGTGCTGCCTGATGGTGAGGCGCATAAAGACTGGCAAACCTTGAACCTGATTTTTGATGCGCTGCTCGCAAATGGCTGTGACCGCAAGACGGTATTGTTTGCGCTGGGTGGCGGTGTGGTTGGGGATATGACGGGGTTTGCGGCAGCCAGCTATATGCGCGGCGTGCCATTTGTGCAGGTGCCGACCACGCTGCTATCGCAAGTGGACTCTTCGGTTGGAGGGAAGACTGCCATTAATCATCCGCTGGGCAAGAATATGATTGGAGCCTTCTATCAGCCACAGTTGGTGGTGTGTGATCTGGCTACGTTAGACACCTTGCCACAGCGTGAGCTAAGCGCAGGCTTGGGTGAAATCATTAAGTACGGCCCGATTGCTGACATGCAGTTCTTTGACTGGCTTGAACTGAACATGGATGGCTTGCTGCGCCGCGATCGCAAGCTGCTAGCTCATGCAGTCAAGCGCAGTGTGGAAATCAAAGCATGGGTGGTGGGGCAAGATGAAAAAGAGGCGGGCTTGCGCGCCATTCTCAACTTTGGTCACACCTTCGGGCATGCGATAGAAGCGGGCATGGGCTATGGCAACTGGCTGCATGGTGAAGGCGTAGCCGCAGGCATGGTGATGGCAGCAGAGCTGTCCAAACGACTCGGAATGGTGGATGAGGCATTTGTTACCCGACTGCGCATCCTGATCGAGCGCGCTGGATTACCGGTATTGGGTGCAGTGATTGATGCGAATGACAACGCTGGTCGATACCTTGAGCTGATGCGCGTGGATAAAAAATCGGAGGCGGGTGAAATTCGCTTTGTTCTGATTGATGGAGCAGGCAAGGCTGTCATGTGCTCAGCCCCTGATGCATTGGTGCGTGAGGTGATCGACAGCTGCTGTGGCTGA
- the pilQ gene encoding type IV pilus secretin PilQ — MMGSNRRTLAKARWGLTLGSLLLSSAAWAQARIEAVTGAVQSGSEVIRVELSEPLAADPTGFVVQSPARIALDFPGVTNASGKSLVEFNQGNLRSANLVEASGRSRLVLNLKAATTYRLQRQGKSLLIMLDPAGAAATVAGTPAAVAPVFESKSASTDAASIKGVDFRRGNDGSGRVIVSLGSSQVGVDLRQEGKGLTVDFLRSDLPENLRKKLDVADFGTPVQAISTTQQGDRVRMRIDPIGDWEHSAYQSDNQFVLEVRQKKVDTSKLTQGPGYSGEKLSLNFQNIEVRSLLQVIADFTNFNIVTSDTVTGALTLRLKDVPWDQALQIIMDAKGLGMRKSGSVLWIAPKDEIDARTKRDYEAAMEIQKLEPLRTQGFQLNYAKAADILTQITTSTGGGGGTGTATSARFLSARGSAISEPRTNQLFVTDTPTKLDEMKALLATLDVPVRQVMIEARIVEARDTFGRNLGVKFGGGAIGSNRAFGTNQGSVPGAALTSTSTSAISNSNFVNLPASAISGAAAGQVAFSVFNSSLTRFLSLELSALEAEGDGKIISNPRLVTADQNKALIEQGTEYPYSVTAPNGATTISFKKAVLKLEVTPQITPEGDIILDLDVNKDSRGETTTQGVAIDTKHIKTQVLVENGGTVVIGGIFEMEETNQVNKVPLLGDIPVLGHLFRNSAKASQKREMLIFITPKMLSQARNTSK; from the coding sequence GCAGCAGATCCGACCGGGTTCGTAGTGCAGTCACCTGCACGGATTGCCCTTGATTTTCCCGGTGTGACGAATGCCTCAGGAAAATCTTTAGTTGAATTTAATCAAGGTAATTTGCGCTCGGCTAACCTTGTTGAGGCCTCTGGTCGTTCACGGCTGGTGCTCAATCTCAAGGCTGCTACGACTTATCGCTTGCAGCGCCAAGGCAAGTCTTTGTTGATTATGCTGGACCCCGCAGGTGCCGCTGCAACGGTGGCGGGAACTCCTGCTGCGGTAGCTCCTGTCTTTGAGAGTAAATCGGCATCTACTGATGCTGCATCAATCAAAGGCGTTGATTTCCGCCGTGGCAATGATGGCTCAGGCCGGGTCATTGTGAGCTTGGGAAGCAGTCAGGTCGGGGTTGACCTGCGCCAAGAAGGCAAGGGCTTGACCGTTGATTTTCTGCGCTCGGACCTTCCAGAAAATCTGCGCAAAAAATTGGATGTTGCTGATTTTGGTACTCCAGTTCAAGCCATCTCGACCACTCAACAAGGTGACCGTGTGCGTATGCGCATTGATCCTATCGGGGATTGGGAGCACAGCGCTTATCAAAGCGATAACCAGTTTGTTTTGGAAGTTCGCCAGAAAAAAGTGGACACCAGCAAACTGACGCAAGGCCCTGGATATAGCGGTGAAAAACTGTCGCTGAACTTCCAAAATATCGAAGTGCGTTCGCTGCTGCAGGTGATTGCCGACTTCACCAATTTCAATATCGTGACTTCGGATACGGTGACAGGTGCTCTGACGCTGCGTCTGAAGGATGTACCTTGGGATCAAGCGCTACAAATCATCATGGATGCAAAGGGTCTGGGCATGCGCAAGTCAGGCTCCGTGCTCTGGATTGCACCCAAGGATGAAATTGATGCGCGTACCAAGCGCGACTATGAAGCAGCGATGGAAATTCAGAAGCTGGAGCCTCTGCGTACTCAGGGTTTCCAACTGAACTATGCCAAGGCGGCTGATATTTTGACGCAGATCACAACCTCTACTGGCGGTGGCGGTGGTACTGGCACAGCAACTAGTGCTCGTTTTCTGTCTGCACGTGGCTCTGCTATTTCTGAGCCCCGTACCAACCAATTGTTTGTGACAGATACGCCAACCAAGCTCGATGAAATGAAAGCTTTGCTGGCAACGCTAGATGTGCCTGTACGCCAAGTCATGATTGAGGCCAGAATCGTTGAAGCACGCGATACTTTTGGTCGTAATTTGGGTGTGAAATTTGGTGGTGGAGCAATTGGCAGCAACCGTGCTTTCGGAACTAACCAGGGCTCAGTTCCTGGTGCAGCTCTTACATCAACTAGCACTAGCGCTATATCAAACTCGAATTTTGTGAATTTACCTGCGAGCGCAATCAGCGGCGCAGCGGCGGGTCAAGTTGCTTTTTCAGTGTTCAATAGTTCATTGACCCGCTTTTTGTCTTTGGAATTGTCTGCACTTGAGGCTGAAGGTGATGGCAAGATCATCTCTAATCCTCGTTTGGTTACAGCAGATCAAAACAAGGCCTTAATCGAACAAGGTACGGAGTACCCTTATTCAGTTACTGCTCCCAACGGCGCGACCACGATTTCCTTTAAGAAGGCGGTTCTTAAGTTAGAGGTGACACCCCAGATTACTCCTGAAGGTGACATCATTCTGGACTTGGATGTGAACAAGGATAGTCGAGGCGAGACAACAACCCAAGGCGTTGCTATTGATACCAAGCACATCAAAACACAGGTGCTGGTTGAAAATGGTGGCACGGTTGTGATCGGTGGTATTTTTGAAATGGAAGAAACGAATCAGGTTAACAAAGTACCCTTGTTGGGTGATATACCTGTTTTGGGGCATTTGTTTCGCAATAGTGCTAAGGCATCACAAAAACGTGAAATGCTGATATTTATTACGCCCAAGATGCTGAGTCAGGCGCGAAATACTAGTAAGTAA
- a CDS encoding DUF1415 domain-containing protein: MTETSTTLEQGFPPNLVIEDTVRWLENAVIGLNLCPFAKGVHVKGQIHYVVSEATDAEAVAQDLHRELEALAEANEEKRDTTLLILPLALQDFLDFNDFLEVADVMVEELDLGGMLQVASFHPQFQFEGTDVDDVTNCTNRAPYPILHLLREDSIDKAVEVFPEAESIYERNMETLEKIGIEGWLDLDVGARCPATEHGAAKAEK; the protein is encoded by the coding sequence ATGACCGAAACCTCAACCACTCTCGAGCAGGGCTTTCCGCCGAATCTCGTCATTGAAGATACTGTGCGTTGGCTGGAAAATGCCGTGATTGGGCTCAACCTTTGCCCCTTTGCCAAGGGTGTGCATGTTAAGGGCCAGATTCATTATGTGGTCAGCGAGGCGACAGATGCCGAGGCGGTGGCACAAGACTTGCACCGCGAGCTTGAAGCGTTGGCTGAAGCCAATGAAGAAAAGCGCGATACGACCTTGCTGATCTTGCCTCTTGCTTTGCAAGACTTCTTGGACTTCAACGACTTTCTTGAAGTTGCAGACGTGATGGTCGAAGAACTAGACTTGGGTGGTATGTTGCAAGTGGCATCTTTCCACCCTCAGTTTCAGTTTGAGGGCACGGACGTAGATGACGTGACCAATTGCACCAATCGTGCGCCATATCCTATTTTGCACTTATTGCGTGAAGACAGTATCGACAAGGCGGTGGAAGTTTTCCCTGAGGCCGAGTCGATTTATGAGCGCAATATGGAGACGCTGGAAAAAATTGGTATTGAAGGCTGGCTGGATCTGGATGTGGGTGCGCGTTGCCCTGCGACAGAACATGGCGCAGCAAAGGCAGAGAAATAA
- the tal gene encoding transaldolase produces MNQLEALKQFTTVVADTGDFHQLAQFQPRDATTNPSLILKAVQKPEYAPLMRATVAQFKDRSLDEIMDRILVRFGCEILNTVPGRVSTEVDARLSFDTTATVTRGERLIELYQAAGVHTERVLIKIAATWEGIEAARILEQRGIHTNLTLLFSFCQAVACGQAKVQLISPFVGRIYDWYKKQAGAQWNEAAMAGANDPGVSSVRQIYNYYKHFGIATEVMGASFRNTGQILALAGCDLLTIAPELLAQLSAQDGSQLTRAMDADSAKTQELKRVIFDEASFRFALNEDSMATEKLAEGIRAFTADTLKLETLMQQAAA; encoded by the coding sequence ATGAATCAGTTGGAGGCGCTCAAGCAATTCACAACCGTGGTCGCGGACACCGGTGATTTTCATCAATTGGCTCAGTTTCAGCCACGTGATGCCACCACCAATCCATCCCTGATTCTGAAAGCCGTCCAAAAACCCGAATACGCGCCGCTGATGCGCGCCACGGTTGCCCAGTTCAAGGATCGGTCTTTAGATGAAATCATGGACCGTATTTTGGTGCGCTTTGGCTGCGAGATTCTGAACACCGTCCCCGGCCGCGTATCCACCGAAGTTGATGCTCGCTTGTCATTTGATACAACGGCAACTGTCACCCGCGGCGAGCGACTGATCGAGCTTTATCAGGCAGCCGGCGTCCATACCGAGCGCGTGCTCATCAAAATTGCCGCCACTTGGGAAGGCATTGAAGCCGCGCGAATTCTCGAGCAGCGCGGCATTCATACAAACCTAACGCTGCTTTTCTCGTTTTGCCAAGCGGTTGCCTGCGGGCAAGCCAAGGTTCAACTGATTTCACCCTTTGTGGGCCGCATTTACGACTGGTATAAAAAACAAGCAGGCGCCCAGTGGAATGAAGCTGCCATGGCTGGCGCCAATGATCCCGGCGTGAGCTCAGTGCGCCAAATCTACAATTACTACAAGCACTTCGGCATTGCGACCGAAGTAATGGGTGCAAGCTTTCGTAATACCGGGCAAATTTTGGCATTAGCCGGCTGTGACCTGCTTACCATTGCACCTGAACTATTGGCGCAACTGTCAGCGCAGGACGGCTCGCAACTAACTCGCGCCATGGATGCCGACTCGGCGAAAACTCAAGAACTGAAACGTGTGATTTTTGACGAAGCTTCATTCCGATTCGCACTGAATGAAGACTCCATGGCCACCGAAAAGCTGGCAGAAGGCATTCGCGCATTTACCGCGGACACCTTGAAACTGGAAACACTGATGCAGCAAGCTGCTGCATGA
- a CDS encoding MurR/RpiR family transcriptional regulator, whose protein sequence is MLDRITASLSSLAPAEQRVGRLVLADPRAFAHLPVRELALRSHVSKPTVVRFCRSMGYDGLADFKLKLAGSVSEGVPFIHRSVDSDDKTSDVMVKVVDNAVAAFLQYRNASSTVAIEHAALAIAATWQTGKRIEFYGAGNSGIVALDAQHKFFRLGVTSLATSDGHMQVMSATLLGPGDCVVIISNSGRTRDLMDAADIARKNGATTIAITASGSPLASACQIHLAADHPEGYDRYSPMVSRLLHLLIIDVLATCVALRIGPALQPALEQMKNNLRAKRYTE, encoded by the coding sequence ATGCTTGATCGGATTACCGCCTCCCTTTCGTCCCTGGCACCAGCAGAGCAGCGTGTTGGGCGCTTGGTATTGGCTGATCCACGAGCCTTTGCTCACTTGCCTGTGCGTGAGTTGGCTTTGCGCTCTCATGTCAGCAAGCCCACGGTGGTGCGGTTTTGCCGCAGCATGGGGTATGACGGACTGGCTGACTTCAAGCTCAAGCTGGCAGGAAGTGTCAGCGAGGGTGTACCTTTTATCCATCGCAGCGTTGATAGCGATGACAAGACCAGTGATGTGATGGTCAAAGTGGTGGATAACGCTGTTGCGGCCTTTTTACAATACCGCAATGCCTCAAGCACCGTGGCTATAGAGCATGCGGCACTTGCGATTGCGGCGACTTGGCAAACCGGCAAACGCATTGAGTTTTATGGGGCAGGTAATTCCGGCATCGTGGCATTGGATGCTCAGCACAAGTTTTTCCGCTTGGGCGTGACGAGTCTTGCAACCAGTGATGGACATATGCAGGTGATGAGCGCTACCTTGCTGGGTCCCGGTGATTGCGTGGTGATTATTTCTAACTCCGGTCGCACGCGTGATTTGATGGATGCTGCGGATATTGCGCGTAAAAACGGCGCCACCACGATTGCCATTACGGCCAGTGGTTCGCCCTTGGCATCGGCCTGCCAGATTCATTTGGCGGCAGATCACCCGGAGGGCTATGACCGTTACAGCCCCATGGTGTCGCGATTGCTGCACTTACTCATCATCGATGTTCTAGCTACTTGCGTAGCCTTGCGTATTGGCCCGGCACTGCAGCCTGCGCTGGAGCAGATGAAAAATAATCTCAGGGCTAAGCGTTATACAGAGTGA
- a CDS encoding deoxyguanosinetriphosphate triphosphohydrolase, translating to MNTLASYACNPLHSKGRLFAEPVAPTRSDFQRDRDRIVHSSAFRRLVYKTQVFVNHEGDLFRTRLTHSLEVAQLGRSIACSLQLDEDLVEAICLAHDLGHTPFGHAGQDALNECMRPYGGFEHNLQSLRVVDRLEERYPSFDGLNLTFETREGILKHCSSSNAQFLNAREPGGVAQRFIDGSQPSLEAQLCNLADAIAYNAHDVDDGVRSGVISMIQLRDAVPLFARYYEATLSDWPQLALANSHRKLLYESIRRMLSDQVYDVINHSRERLKSSKVHSVEEVRLHGKVLIGFSDAMKIESLALKQFLFKQLYRHPQVIQTMDSAQQVVRDLFAAYMVEPERMKPRFVQRAQAANTLNDRARVVSDFIAGMTDRYAAGEHERITGLNVLSR from the coding sequence ATGAACACTCTGGCTTCTTACGCCTGCAATCCCTTACACAGCAAGGGACGTCTTTTTGCGGAGCCGGTTGCTCCCACGCGTAGCGATTTTCAGCGCGATCGCGATCGAATCGTTCACTCTTCAGCCTTCAGGCGACTGGTTTACAAGACACAAGTCTTTGTGAATCACGAGGGTGACTTGTTTCGTACAAGGCTCACGCATTCGCTGGAGGTTGCGCAGTTGGGGCGTTCCATCGCTTGTTCGCTACAGCTCGATGAAGATCTGGTCGAGGCGATTTGCCTGGCCCATGATCTGGGGCATACGCCGTTTGGTCATGCAGGCCAGGATGCGCTCAATGAATGCATGAGGCCCTATGGAGGTTTTGAGCACAATTTGCAAAGCCTACGAGTGGTGGATAGGTTGGAAGAGCGTTATCCCTCCTTCGACGGCCTCAATCTGACTTTTGAGACCCGCGAAGGCATTCTCAAACATTGCTCGTCAAGCAATGCTCAATTTTTGAACGCACGAGAGCCTGGTGGTGTGGCGCAGCGATTTATAGATGGCTCGCAGCCGTCGCTGGAGGCGCAGCTTTGTAACCTCGCCGATGCGATTGCCTATAACGCGCACGATGTGGATGATGGCGTTCGCTCAGGCGTCATTAGCATGATTCAGTTGCGTGATGCAGTTCCCTTGTTTGCTCGTTATTACGAAGCCACGCTGTCTGATTGGCCGCAGCTTGCACTTGCTAACTCACATCGAAAACTGCTTTACGAAAGCATTCGTCGAATGCTAAGTGACCAAGTCTATGACGTCATCAATCATTCTAGAGAGCGCCTAAAGTCCTCCAAGGTGCACTCCGTAGAGGAGGTACGTCTTCATGGGAAGGTGTTGATTGGCTTTAGCGATGCCATGAAGATTGAGTCTCTGGCGCTGAAACAATTTTTGTTTAAACAGCTGTACCGTCACCCTCAAGTCATACAGACCATGGATAGTGCGCAGCAAGTTGTGAGAGATCTGTTTGCCGCTTATATGGTGGAGCCTGAACGAATGAAGCCTAGATTTGTGCAGCGAGCGCAGGCAGCCAATACTTTGAATGATCGTGCGCGTGTGGTGTCAGACTTTATTGCGGGTATGACGGACCGCTACGCTGCTGGCGAGCATGAGCGTATTACGGGCTTGAATGTGCTGAGTCGCTGA
- a CDS encoding SAM-dependent methyltransferase: protein MAKTDKKQGVQKPAVAKGQDIFEQLGLKPGQSIDLLKALHILTREGKLNQDSRRKLKQVYHLYQFIEPLLNELSKDGHAVTLADHGAGKSYLGFILYDLYFKALGQGKIYGIETRAPLVEASQKLAADLAFDRMEFLNMSVAESTHVGFMPAQFDVVTALHACDTATDDAIAFGLEKKAKAMVLVPCCQAEIAACLRQTKAISLTRTPLAELWRHPIHTREMGSQITNVLRCLYLEACGYQVTVTELVGWEHSMKNELIVARYTGQKKRNSGQRLRQLLAEFGLINLAAVRYPYLPQEEMAA from the coding sequence ATGGCGAAAACGGATAAAAAGCAGGGCGTGCAAAAGCCTGCGGTGGCAAAGGGACAAGATATTTTTGAGCAGCTGGGGCTCAAGCCTGGTCAGAGTATTGATCTGCTCAAAGCGCTGCATATTTTGACGCGTGAGGGCAAGCTCAATCAAGATTCGCGCCGCAAGCTCAAGCAGGTCTATCACCTCTATCAGTTCATCGAGCCATTGCTTAATGAGTTGTCCAAGGATGGTCATGCGGTGACTCTGGCTGACCATGGGGCAGGCAAGTCCTATCTCGGTTTTATCCTTTACGACCTGTATTTCAAGGCCCTGGGTCAAGGCAAAATCTACGGCATTGAGACGCGTGCGCCGCTGGTAGAGGCATCTCAGAAACTGGCTGCCGATCTGGCGTTTGATCGCATGGAGTTTTTGAATATGTCGGTGGCAGAGTCCACCCATGTGGGCTTTATGCCTGCGCAGTTTGATGTGGTCACAGCCTTGCATGCCTGTGATACGGCTACCGATGACGCCATTGCTTTTGGTCTGGAGAAAAAGGCTAAGGCCATGGTTCTCGTGCCCTGCTGTCAGGCAGAGATTGCAGCCTGCCTTCGCCAGACCAAAGCCATAAGCCTGACGCGTACACCGCTAGCTGAGTTGTGGCGTCATCCCATTCATACCCGTGAAATGGGGAGCCAGATCACCAATGTGCTGCGTTGTCTGTACCTTGAAGCTTGTGGCTACCAAGTTACGGTGACCGAGTTGGTGGGCTGGGAGCACAGCATGAAAAATGAGCTCATTGTGGCGCGTTACACGGGGCAGAAAAAGCGTAACTCTGGTCAGCGCCTGCGCCAGTTGTTAGCTGAGTTTGGTTTGATCAACTTAGCTGCGGTTCGTTATCCGTATTTGCCTCAAGAAGAAATGGCTGCATAA